tgttaagAAATACctgcatgcttgtgtgtgtgtgtgtgtgtatctgtctctgtgtttgtgtctgtatGCTGACAAGAGTGTACATGCTTGTTTTTTGATAAACTACTTGGCAATATTTCTTTTGGCTAGTCCTGCTTTGCTCAAACATTTGTTAAACAAACACATGTCATTCTATAGACAGCTAAGGAATCTACTCAAAAGTCTCAAACAAAATCAGATAAAGGAATTAAAGAACAATATTGAATCTAATTCACAAGTATATTGTGTGATTACTTTATTGAAAAATACATGGAGAGTCAGATTCAGAAAATAAAGCatgagaacaaataaataagcaaagtttTTTGGAGAACATTGTTGTTGATTATATTTTTGAGGTTATTTTAGCTTAAGATTCTCCTGTGTCTACAGGAACATTCTGATCTTATTCCCTTGTTCAACTCAGTTCTTCACCATAACttacacccaggcacccaactctCTTTGGGGCTACATTGTtcatataaataaacaattaaaaaataaagtaaacaaataattaaacaattaTTTATGTAAAGTCTACTCTTGTTAATTTTTTGATGTACATATAAATATCCATGGTTCttgaaatcaaagaacttaaaacatCTAGGACAGTGAGCCGtaatttaaaagatgaattaaatttaaaaaatgatataattgaATGAAAAATGGAAGATGAAATCATTAAGATTGATTATGAAAGCTAAAATTCATTCTGAGCTAACATAATCTGTGAAGGACTTTTGCTGAATACAAGATTTGAGATAATACCTGAAAAAATAGCAGTATTGAATGAgtgaaaaggaagtaaaacatGAGttaatttgcaaattattttttcttccattacaaAACTGCACTCCATTTCTGGCTCTTTCTTGATTTTGCAGATGACTGTGTTCTCTATTTCCCTACCATGTTTCACCCTATGCcatgcttttccttttctaataaagCCCAGTTTTCTTTATCCCCTAACAATACTGAATAGTACCTTGTTCTATTGGGTAAATCTTTTCAGAACAATAgcagtatcttttaaaatgttactggGTACAAGCAAGGAAGCATATAAGTAACTTAATGAAAATACTTGAATATACAAAGTATACTGTTAACTAGAATTTTTCAGAGGACTtagagaatttttatatattaaggatTAGGATTATTCTCttaatactctttttttcttttttaaaggaaattaaatggaAACTTTTAATCCTAATTGTTTTTCATCTGACATGCTTTAAGGAGTCTTTTAAAACTGATAAGAAACAATGAATAGGGAAAGAAAACCTGCTAAAATCTTTGAGAATTTACACGATTCGTGTCCTACTACAAGAGAGCATTACTTGGTACAAGGTGTACTGGTGGATGTACATGAATGGTGTATATATTATCCGGATCATGTTGTGCTCTGTACAGGTCTTTACAAGTCTTCCTGAAGGCTAAAACAGTTCATGAGAATTCAAACTGCGCAATCCCCTGTAAGTTGGCACTTGTTAGGCTCTCGTCAGCACGGGTACTGGCTTGTTCTACTGCAGCCCAGCTCCAGCCAGTGTCCGCCAACTTGTTACAACAGAAGTCCAGCAATAGGTGGGTAGAGTGCAGGAAAACAGTGCCATGTTTCTCAATTGGAGACCCTTTTGAATTCTCCATTTTTGTCTTCCCTCCACTCTTTCGCAGCATCAACGTTAGCAGGTGAGTCTCCGTTAGGGTCTGCCAGCATTGAAATGACACTAATCATGATGGTTTCCACAGTGTGAATAGGGAGCCAGCGTTCCTCTGGCTTTTCATAACCGTATTTATCTTCCCCGGGCTCATGAAGAATGGAAATGCATACATCACCATTTTTATCAACGTTTGGGTGCCAGATCTCtgtaatgaatttcattttaggaGGCCGGAGGGGATAATCTTTTGGGAAAGTGAGATGAGCCTTAAAAACACCACCTTCATAAAGTGTGTCAGGGGGACCAATGATAAGGACTTCCCACCGGTAAAGATCATTGTCATCTATTAAACCTGCTGAAAAGCCTTCCACTGGATTTTTGTTGAGTTCTGCTGGCTCATGGTCTAATAATATCCCTAACCCTGACACGGTCTGTACCAGCCCCTGACGACCTTCTTCTAGAGGCCACCAGGTGACTGAGACAGCGGCGGCGGTCCCGGGGCgcccggcggggggggggggggggactcggAGGGCTCCGGGCGCGCCCCCTCCGCCTGGCCGGCCGCCGCTCCCCTCTTAATACTCTTTTTATCACTGACTCACaactcttgggtttttttgtttgtttgtttgtttttttagattataGTTGTCTTCCTAACTTCTTATTAAACTATTTGTTCTtgaaatcaaaaataaattatttctctgtacatttatattaaaacttTGTCAAAAAATTATCTGAAACTTGAACATAGACAAAAATTCGGACCACATCTTTTCAGTGTTTATGGAGGTTAAATCTCTCCCAAGGATTATCTAGATTGTAGGAGAGTGTATTTAGTTCCATTATTTAGTTACTATTAGTTAAAATTTAGTTACTATTAGTTAAAAGCTTCAGCCTTAGAAAACATATAGGTTAATTTGTAGATTTTTGTACAGTAAAGATGCAAATAATTGGTGTCTAGTGGAGTAAATAGTCCTGGATTTAGTAATTTATAGCCTTGTTGGACATTAAGCTGCTTTTTATCTAACCCAGCAATTTTAccatttatacaaattttagcCTTTCAACTGCTCTTTGAACCAACAATTAATTAATGGATTGAAATATTTGACATGTGTTCCATTTATGTTTATATGAGACTTATAATCTGATCTTCTTGAcaataatgttaattatattttaacactTTCAACAGCATTCTTCTCTATAATGACTTTTCAGGAATCTTGGCTCCTCTCTTTGTATGCTATAATTAAGAAATgctaatcatttttattataaaagtccTTGTActtgtttccataatttgaatTTAGGATGTGAGAAATACCACGAAATACCACGAAGGGACAGTGGATACTGCCCTAAACCATTAATCTGGCAGGTGTTGCTTCTATCATAAAACACATCTTTTCAACTTTTCAACTGATCACAAGcttagaaggaagaaggaagctcAAGGATTGTGCAGGTAAGAAACACCatgcttctggggcgcctgggtgcctcagtgggttatagcctctgccttcggctcaggtcatgatcccagagtcctgggatcaagccttgcatctggctctctcctcagagggtgcctgctttcctctctctctgtctgcctctctgcctacttgtgatctctgtctgtcaaataaataaataaaaatcttaaaaacaacaacaacaacaacaacaacaacaacaacaacaacaacacaccaTGCTTCTGACAGTGCAGACCTTCTGGGGATATTGTGTGTGTTCAGAGAATCTTCATAGCATTCCACTGACTTTTCTTTTGAACCTAGGGAATTAGTCCTC
Above is a genomic segment from Lutra lutra chromosome 3, mLutLut1.2, whole genome shotgun sequence containing:
- the LOC125095663 gene encoding ubiquitin-conjugating enzyme E2 G1-like, with protein sequence MAKTEPDKCRPLQGSGGRPGGGGAPGALRVPPPPPAGRPGTAAAVSVTWWPLEEELNKNPVEGFSAGLIDDNDLYRWEVLIIGPPDTLYEGGVFKAHLTFPKDYPLRPPKMKFITEIWHPNVDKNGDVCISILHEPGEDKYGYEKPEERWLPIHTVETIMISVISMLADPNGDSPANVDAAKEWREDKNGEFKRVSN